The following proteins are co-located in the Leptospira weilii genome:
- a CDS encoding Imm26 family immunity protein gives MKPISVKYPFVPKSNRSLIPGQFWAIPLYNGKFACGRVIEVHTFETKMFLAGLMDWIGEVVPKENDLAGKQTIKQGQIHIKTIHETALDKKILGYRNLYLDYIEPDLFRSQDGYQLGSSKLMKGYKEIRFLTKDESDFYPIFSTWGYDVIRILAEELSVSKKI, from the coding sequence ATGAAACCCATTTCGGTTAAATACCCGTTTGTTCCAAAGTCCAATCGGTCTTTGATCCCAGGTCAATTTTGGGCAATTCCGTTGTACAACGGGAAGTTTGCCTGTGGAAGAGTCATCGAAGTTCATACTTTTGAAACGAAGATGTTTTTGGCAGGTTTGATGGATTGGATTGGGGAAGTGGTTCCAAAAGAAAACGACTTGGCCGGAAAACAAACTATAAAACAAGGCCAAATACATATTAAGACTATTCATGAAACTGCGTTAGATAAAAAAATATTAGGATATAGAAATTTATATTTAGATTATATAGAGCCTGATCTTTTTAGGTCACAAGATGGTTATCAGTTAGGAAGTTCCAAATTGATGAAAGGATATAAAGAAATCCGGTTTTTGACAAAAGATGAATCGGATTTTTATCCGATTTTTTCTACTTGGGGTTATGATGTGATCCGTATTTTGGCGGAAGAATTATCGGTATCAAAGAAGATTTAA
- a CDS encoding LIC_13246 family protein, which produces MKNTIDPNREKWMKLISRKNDFRKIVSTLNNFYIPKIPFSKLAEGQKMRIRLAQKKVKKFEAFLKKTNDYEFIIFLQIENQFESWIHMDGIQEEKDRFLKEGKDDHPIFKHMSISDLYENNCVLANAEETKILNLKDSA; this is translated from the coding sequence ATGAAAAATACAATCGATCCAAATCGAGAAAAATGGATGAAGTTGATTTCAAGAAAAAATGACTTTCGAAAAATAGTCTCAACATTAAACAACTTCTACATTCCGAAAATTCCCTTTTCAAAACTGGCCGAGGGCCAAAAAATGAGAATCAGACTTGCTCAAAAAAAAGTTAAAAAATTCGAAGCCTTTCTCAAAAAGACAAACGACTATGAATTTATAATTTTCCTACAAATAGAAAATCAATTCGAATCCTGGATACACATGGACGGCATTCAGGAAGAAAAAGATCGATTTTTAAAGGAAGGGAAAGACGATCATCCGATTTTCAAACACATGAGTATTTCGGATCTTTACGAAAATAACTGTGTTTTAGCAAACGCAGAAGAGACGAAAATTCTGAATCTAAAAGATTCTGCTTGA
- a CDS encoding NADP-dependent isocitrate dehydrogenase: MAKIKVKTPLVELDGDEMTRIIWKEIKDRFIHPYLDIELDYYDLGVEYRDKTDDKVTVDSAHAIQKYGVGVKCATITPNQDRVKEYSLKQEWKSPNGTIRSILDGTVFRKPIIVKNIPPAVRSWKKPITVGRHAYGDLYKDTEIYIPEAGKVELVYTGKDGKEKQRALIHDFDGAGVIMGQHNLDKSILSFAQACFNYAISEKIDLWFATKDTISKKYHARFRAIFDELAKAKAGDLKKAGIEYSYYLIDDAVAQIMKNEGGMLWALMNYDGDVMSDMVASGFGSLGLMTSVLVSPDGKFEYEAAHGTVTRHYRKYQQGETTSTNSVASIFAWTGALIKRGELDGTPDVVAFGHKLEKAVIDTIESGEMTKDLTLLCTDPSAKALDTFQFMEAIQKRL, translated from the coding sequence ATGGCAAAGATTAAGGTAAAAACCCCGCTTGTCGAACTTGACGGGGACGAGATGACCAGGATCATCTGGAAGGAGATCAAGGATAGGTTCATCCATCCGTATCTCGATATCGAACTGGACTATTATGATTTAGGCGTGGAGTATAGGGATAAAACCGACGATAAGGTCACCGTAGATTCCGCACACGCAATTCAAAAATACGGAGTGGGCGTAAAATGCGCGACCATCACTCCGAATCAGGACAGAGTAAAGGAATACAGCCTTAAACAAGAATGGAAATCTCCGAACGGAACGATTCGTTCGATTTTGGACGGAACCGTTTTCCGTAAACCGATCATAGTAAAAAATATCCCTCCTGCCGTTCGTTCTTGGAAAAAACCGATCACCGTCGGTCGTCACGCATACGGAGATCTTTATAAAGACACCGAAATCTATATTCCGGAAGCCGGGAAAGTGGAACTGGTTTATACCGGAAAAGACGGAAAAGAAAAACAAAGAGCCTTGATCCACGACTTCGACGGAGCCGGTGTGATCATGGGTCAGCATAACTTGGATAAATCGATTCTCAGTTTTGCGCAGGCTTGTTTCAACTACGCGATCTCCGAAAAGATCGATCTTTGGTTCGCGACAAAAGACACCATTTCTAAAAAATATCACGCTCGTTTCCGCGCGATTTTCGACGAACTTGCAAAAGCCAAAGCAGGAGATCTCAAAAAAGCCGGAATCGAATATTCATATTATCTAATAGACGATGCGGTCGCGCAGATTATGAAAAACGAAGGCGGAATGCTCTGGGCGCTGATGAACTACGACGGAGACGTTATGAGCGACATGGTCGCATCCGGATTCGGATCTTTGGGACTCATGACTTCCGTACTTGTTTCTCCGGACGGAAAATTCGAATACGAAGCCGCTCACGGAACCGTAACCAGACATTACCGTAAATACCAACAGGGTGAAACCACTTCCACAAACTCGGTTGCTTCCATCTTTGCTTGGACGGGAGCTTTGATCAAAAGGGGAGAATTGGACGGAACTCCGGACGTTGTCGCTTTCGGCCATAAACTCGAAAAGGCCGTGATCGACACGATCGAAAGCGGGGAAATGACAAAGGATTTAACACTTCTTTGTACAGATCCGAGTGCAAAGGCTCTGGATACCTTTCAGTTTATGGAAGCGATTCAGAAAAGGCTTTAA
- a CDS encoding response regulator: MKVLVLDSGSTFRKIISSFFPAEDFQIVEAGSAKEGLDLTFRENFDLITIGMILPDSDGFTVCKTIRNGLRENKHNACKNSKIYLLTSGDVESNRTKSMEFGFDGIFPKPSGIEELKLVIKEIIKFSYQKNSTEQRKVGKILIVDDSELNLLLLGKILERNGYSFQAFTEGKKAYEYLQSFGENISYILTDWIMPGFSGQELVEAIRKQEKFDKIPITVITGLEENVGLNISVSQKNVSILQKPYFERKILEYIRKV; the protein is encoded by the coding sequence TTGAAAGTACTCGTTTTAGATTCCGGTTCAACCTTCAGAAAAATCATATCTTCTTTTTTTCCCGCGGAAGACTTTCAAATCGTCGAAGCGGGTTCGGCAAAAGAAGGATTGGATCTTACGTTTCGGGAAAATTTCGATCTAATTACGATCGGAATGATTCTTCCGGACTCCGACGGATTTACGGTCTGTAAAACCATACGAAACGGTTTACGGGAAAATAAACATAATGCATGCAAAAATTCTAAAATATATCTCCTTACTTCGGGAGATGTCGAATCAAACCGCACAAAATCCATGGAATTCGGATTTGATGGAATTTTTCCGAAACCCTCTGGAATCGAAGAATTGAAATTGGTAATTAAGGAAATTATAAAATTCTCTTATCAAAAGAATTCCACAGAACAACGAAAAGTCGGAAAAATCCTCATTGTAGACGACTCGGAACTCAACTTACTTCTTTTAGGAAAAATTCTGGAAAGGAACGGTTATTCCTTTCAGGCATTTACAGAGGGAAAAAAAGCGTACGAATACCTTCAATCTTTCGGGGAAAATATTTCTTACATTCTCACCGACTGGATCATGCCCGGCTTTTCAGGACAAGAACTCGTGGAAGCGATCCGCAAACAGGAAAAATTCGACAAAATTCCGATCACGGTGATTACGGGACTTGAGGAAAATGTGGGTTTGAATATCTCAGTCTCTCAGAAAAATGTTTCCATTCTTCAAAAACCGTATTTTGAAAGAAAAATTTTAGAATACATTCGCAAAGTTTAA
- a CDS encoding LIC_13241 domain-containing protein, which produces MNGLDSLEKRIEQTETLISILSKEFFFKLKSDLKEWPRTYEFTYLEKNYKAMFSVFGSFTLSDIKQIAGSSPIYYLSLCNNVYQRLVWTKPDGEIMDDPKQIFDELKKYIQIFETSISKIGPREKQA; this is translated from the coding sequence ATGAACGGGCTGGATTCACTCGAAAAAAGAATTGAACAAACCGAAACTTTGATTTCTATCCTCTCCAAAGAGTTTTTTTTCAAGTTAAAATCGGATTTAAAAGAATGGCCGCGAACGTACGAATTTACATATCTGGAAAAAAATTATAAAGCGATGTTTTCCGTTTTCGGCTCCTTTACTTTGAGCGATATAAAACAGATAGCGGGATCTTCTCCGATTTATTATCTCAGTTTATGCAATAATGTTTACCAACGGCTTGTTTGGACCAAACCGGACGGAGAAATCATGGACGACCCAAAACAAATCTTTGACGAATTGAAAAAGTATATTCAAATTTTCGAAACTTCGATTTCAAAAATCGGTCCGAGAGAAAAACAGGCTTGA
- the mazG gene encoding nucleoside triphosphate pyrophosphohydrolase, with protein MQTKSLAEEIGKLQEITATLRGENGCPWDKEQDHQTLIPYLIEESQEVIEAILKNDDELLKEELGDLLFQVVFHARLAEERHSFNLGEVAKNVSDKLIFRHPHVFRPEELTLSSSQEVLENWEKIKDKEKKKSNDSSIFSNIPENFSSLLKAEKYQKKAAKVGFDWKNISDVQGKVREEMEEFLTEFGRVKANGSNQVRIEEEFGDLLFSLVNLGRHLGISSESALTRTNAKFKKRFQYIEQTLKSRGKTPKESDLNEMDQLWNEAKKSET; from the coding sequence ATGCAGACAAAATCACTCGCAGAGGAAATTGGTAAACTTCAAGAAATCACGGCCACTCTCCGAGGAGAAAACGGATGTCCTTGGGATAAGGAACAAGATCATCAAACTTTGATTCCTTATCTCATTGAAGAATCCCAAGAAGTTATCGAAGCAATTCTAAAAAACGACGACGAACTTCTCAAAGAAGAATTGGGCGATCTATTGTTTCAAGTTGTGTTTCATGCAAGACTTGCTGAAGAAAGACATTCATTCAATTTAGGAGAAGTTGCAAAAAACGTTTCCGATAAACTAATTTTCAGACATCCTCACGTTTTTAGACCGGAAGAACTCACCCTTTCTTCTTCTCAGGAAGTTTTGGAAAATTGGGAGAAAATCAAGGATAAGGAAAAGAAGAAATCAAACGACTCATCCATTTTTTCGAATATCCCGGAGAATTTTTCTTCCCTTTTAAAAGCGGAAAAGTATCAAAAGAAAGCCGCAAAAGTCGGATTCGATTGGAAAAACATTTCAGATGTGCAAGGAAAAGTTAGAGAAGAAATGGAAGAGTTCCTAACCGAATTTGGTCGTGTCAAAGCGAACGGAAGCAATCAGGTTCGTATCGAAGAAGAATTCGGAGATTTATTATTCAGTTTAGTAAATTTAGGAAGACATCTTGGAATTTCCTCCGAATCCGCACTCACAAGAACGAACGCAAAATTTAAGAAAAGATTTCAATACATAGAACAAACCCTAAAAAGCCGAGGTAAAACCCCGAAAGAATCCGACTTAAATGAAATGGATCAACTTTGGAACGAGGCAAAAAAATCGGAAACATGA
- a CDS encoding DUF6580 family putative transport protein, with translation MIRSKSLIVLSLILIAVASRYFPHPANFTPILAISLFAGAHFASKKLSLLAPLCALFMSDLLIGLHDQMLPVYGMVLLLVVAGWRLRASSSAVRIAFWSLGGSAVFFIVTNFYVWLAGYYSYDLNGLVQCYIMAIPFFQNSLLGDMFYTTVLFGGFALIEKVDWMKLSSVPIK, from the coding sequence ATGATACGCTCAAAAAGTCTTATTGTTCTTTCGCTCATTCTGATTGCAGTTGCGAGTCGTTATTTTCCACATCCGGCTAATTTTACGCCAATTCTTGCGATTTCCCTTTTTGCGGGAGCCCATTTTGCTTCCAAAAAGCTGTCTCTGTTGGCTCCTCTATGTGCCCTTTTTATGAGCGACTTATTGATCGGATTGCACGATCAGATGCTGCCTGTTTACGGAATGGTCTTACTTTTAGTTGTAGCGGGATGGCGGTTAAGGGCGTCTTCTTCCGCTGTTAGAATCGCATTTTGGTCGTTGGGCGGTTCTGCGGTTTTCTTTATCGTTACAAACTTTTATGTATGGTTGGCAGGCTACTATTCGTATGACCTAAACGGGCTCGTTCAGTGTTATATTATGGCGATTCCTTTTTTTCAAAATTCTCTTCTGGGGGATATGTTTTATACAACCGTTCTTTTTGGCGGATTTGCCCTGATCGAAAAAGTAGATTGGATGAAACTCTCCTCGGTTCCTATTAAGTAA
- a CDS encoding site-specific DNA-methyltransferase: MAEQDFIKAGFTIVGTENNENKLLYFLKENYPNIIRDTEINLEEMKTVLGLPIDEKVNGYGLNFVGRNFARAKYAQRTEKELRLNTALSKNSDTTDNLVLKGDNLDSLKILKNHYSGKIKCIYIDPPYNTTSDEFVYPDKFDKEEAEVLGLANLSESEYARMDFSFKTKKSHNGWLAFMYPRLLLARDLLSKEGVIFISIDDNEQANLKLLCDDVFGEENFFANLTRRAMHTVRNTSKDFNKHADYVLVYARNKGWFESDPKNFIRQIVDKEGNYTLNDNDGRGSYKLDPLYARNYATPYKFTFKNGKVWQAPEGSFPRYSEETLEWMEDESRLEFSGNEIKAKRYLKEVQEGQPPNTILSAEDVAFNKEGTSELRYVLDADKVFSQPKPTKLIKHLLFLLRDKNAVVLDFFAGSGTTGHAVMQLNVEDGGNRKFILCQIDEPIKEDKPAYKFCLDNNLPPVISSITIERLKRAGEKIAKEMEAENSKARLFEEDKKPIPDIGFKVFDSIDAPKLKVDEYGQIAFPEISDDALSRIYNMIFTIGLDEPTQVPEMVVENCIYKIGNHYYITNSEKIKSDDYASAIKNGKVFIDGWTASLNGTLQNYKEDVKIVF, translated from the coding sequence ATGGCAGAACAAGATTTTATAAAAGCAGGATTTACAATTGTTGGAACAGAAAACAACGAAAACAAATTGTTATATTTTCTGAAAGAGAACTACCCTAACATAATTAGAGATACCGAGATAAACTTAGAGGAAATGAAAACCGTTTTGGGTTTGCCTATTGACGAAAAGGTAAATGGATATGGATTAAATTTTGTGGGTAGAAACTTTGCCAGAGCTAAATATGCTCAAAGGACTGAAAAGGAATTACGTCTAAATACTGCATTAAGCAAGAATAGTGATACAACTGATAATTTGGTGCTGAAAGGCGATAATCTCGATAGTTTAAAAATTTTGAAAAACCATTATAGCGGAAAAATCAAGTGTATCTACATTGACCCTCCTTACAATACTACAAGCGATGAATTTGTATATCCTGACAAATTTGATAAAGAAGAAGCCGAAGTTTTGGGATTAGCAAATTTAAGTGAAAGCGAATACGCACGAATGGATTTTAGCTTCAAAACCAAAAAGAGCCACAACGGTTGGTTGGCTTTTATGTATCCTCGTCTTTTATTGGCAAGAGATTTATTAAGCAAGGAAGGTGTAATTTTTATAAGCATTGACGACAATGAACAAGCCAATTTAAAACTTCTCTGTGATGATGTTTTTGGGGAAGAGAATTTTTTTGCCAATCTAACTAGGCGTGCAATGCATACGGTGCGCAATACGAGTAAGGACTTTAACAAACATGCTGATTATGTTTTAGTTTACGCAAGAAATAAAGGGTGGTTTGAATCTGACCCCAAAAATTTTATACGACAAATAGTAGATAAAGAAGGGAATTACACATTGAATGATAACGATGGTAGAGGTTCTTATAAACTTGATCCACTATATGCTAGGAATTACGCAACGCCATATAAATTTACATTTAAAAATGGTAAAGTTTGGCAAGCTCCGGAAGGTAGTTTCCCTCGATATTCAGAGGAAACCTTAGAGTGGATGGAAGATGAAAGCCGATTAGAGTTTTCAGGAAATGAAATTAAAGCAAAAAGATACTTAAAGGAGGTACAAGAGGGGCAGCCTCCTAATACTATACTATCCGCAGAAGATGTTGCTTTCAACAAAGAAGGCACATCAGAGTTAAGGTATGTTTTAGATGCAGATAAGGTCTTTTCGCAACCTAAACCAACCAAACTAATAAAACACTTACTGTTTTTATTGAGAGATAAAAATGCCGTTGTCCTCGACTTCTTCGCAGGTTCTGGCACCACCGGCCATGCAGTAATGCAACTAAATGTCGAAGATGGCGGCAATCGCAAATTTATCTTGTGTCAAATAGATGAACCAATAAAAGAGGACAAACCCGCATATAAATTTTGTTTAGATAATAATTTGCCACCTGTTATTTCAAGTATTACCATAGAACGCCTTAAACGTGCAGGTGAAAAAATTGCAAAAGAAATGGAAGCGGAAAACAGCAAAGCAAGACTGTTTGAAGAAGATAAAAAACCAATTCCCGATATTGGCTTTAAAGTGTTCGATAGCATAGATGCACCAAAATTAAAAGTGGATGAATATGGACAAATCGCTTTCCCTGAAATTAGCGATGACGCTTTAAGCCGTATTTACAATATGATTTTCACCATTGGTTTAGACGAACCAACACAAGTTCCTGAAATGGTTGTCGAGAATTGCATCTACAAAATTGGTAATCATTATTACATAACCAACAGCGAGAAAATCAAAAGTGATGATTATGCAAGCGCTATTAAAAACGGCAAAGTATTCATTGACGGTTGGACAGCCAGTTTAAACGGAACATTGCAGAACTATAAAGAAGATGTGAAAATTGTGTTTTAA
- a CDS encoding DEAD/DEAH box helicase family protein gives MLKTEAKQFQYEIQGYQEDCVTNITSLFSRLQQKVNFKEVLTTHHKKNKYNFSVQDTKNIDIIMETGTGKTFTFIKTIFELNKNFGYKKFIILIPTVPIREGTKTNLEDTKDYFKTFYANEKEKKIETFVYEGGNISAIRQFIGISHLSVLVVTPSSFSHKDNILNRPLEKDINAPELFVNNQEPPKSYLECLKRLNPIVIMDEPHRFEGNAFKTYFGGFENYFLRFGATFPKKKDSLPLSNVAYVLDSISSFRQSLVKKIVVYTQDVVENTDTLIGIDNKKAIVSTLTNGIIARRELGVGSVFNGKSIKKINKDTIVLADDVIEKVDYSLSEESLRTMIKETIKIHFEKEKGLFEKGIKALTLFFMESDTSLFRSDNPKIKNFFEEEYKKQYSEIVSELDQTSDYYKFLQNDFDSDNHLQVHKGYFSGDKGNADEKVKVGVDEILKDKKKLLSFESPTRFIFSIWALQEGWDNPNVFTICKLSNQGSEISKLQQIGRGLRICVNQNLQRNTLKNLNDDQETFWKINNLDVVVSSKEHSFVEAIQNEILSNSFLISETFTEQELVKTLKEKSGFDDDTIITLIDNVLKDKKMIVRKAIVDGQKIYEKSPEFSAILKKQNLPEEQVKAIESLFATDTNIYVQKAEKKKEKKKVFIKATHLQKFQNLWNAINKNAFYVLDTLNEEQESQLIQNIKTQIEAVNIEEILLQTIRAELNVNKIGEQGAITEKLTNTLSYKSKVNYLELVRTLSNNTKTPISFVVKIFNALSDDFKNKMLCNNPKQTQREISEIINKNLIAMLKANIKYDGINGTGLPNVFKNEKGKTYLDTGSVGKFQKEIAGDFSLKTKWVFEEVIEYDSDFELEIVEQDPDIDSIEIFGKLPRLKIKTPLGDYSPDFCYCLKSTEDNKIFLVVEAKGYKSSTAIPVDEKGKIDFAKKYFEALGQCCKDQNIKISFKEHINKTQLAALINNA, from the coding sequence ATGCTAAAAACAGAAGCAAAACAGTTTCAATATGAAATACAAGGCTACCAAGAGGATTGCGTTACAAACATTACAAGTCTTTTTAGTAGGCTTCAGCAAAAAGTGAATTTTAAAGAAGTGCTGACGACACACCATAAAAAGAACAAATACAATTTCTCAGTTCAAGACACTAAAAACATTGATATTATTATGGAAACAGGAACGGGAAAAACGTTCACGTTCATAAAAACAATTTTTGAACTTAATAAGAATTTTGGTTACAAAAAATTTATCATTCTTATTCCAACCGTTCCAATACGTGAGGGAACAAAAACAAACTTGGAAGACACCAAAGATTATTTTAAAACCTTTTACGCCAATGAGAAAGAAAAAAAAATTGAAACTTTTGTTTACGAAGGCGGAAACATTTCAGCCATTAGACAATTTATCGGCATTTCGCATTTATCGGTTTTGGTAGTGACTCCAAGCTCATTCAGCCACAAAGACAATATCCTAAACCGACCATTAGAAAAGGACATTAACGCCCCTGAATTATTCGTAAACAATCAGGAACCACCAAAATCTTATTTGGAATGTTTGAAACGCCTAAACCCAATTGTGATAATGGACGAACCTCACCGTTTTGAAGGCAATGCTTTCAAAACATATTTTGGAGGGTTTGAAAATTACTTTTTGCGTTTTGGGGCTACATTCCCAAAAAAGAAAGACAGTTTGCCTTTGTCGAACGTAGCCTATGTATTAGACAGCATTTCTTCTTTCCGACAAAGTTTAGTTAAGAAAATTGTGGTCTATACGCAAGACGTAGTTGAAAACACAGATACACTCATTGGCATTGACAACAAAAAAGCCATTGTAAGTACTTTGACCAATGGAATTATTGCAAGACGAGAACTGGGCGTTGGTTCAGTTTTCAACGGTAAAAGCATAAAGAAGATAAACAAAGACACCATTGTTTTAGCTGACGACGTCATTGAAAAAGTTGATTATTCCTTATCAGAGGAATCATTGCGGACAATGATTAAGGAAACAATCAAAATTCATTTTGAAAAAGAAAAAGGATTGTTTGAGAAAGGCATAAAAGCACTCACATTGTTTTTTATGGAAAGCGACACCAGTTTGTTTCGTAGCGACAATCCAAAAATCAAAAACTTTTTTGAAGAGGAATATAAAAAGCAATACAGCGAAATTGTAAGCGAACTTGACCAAACAAGCGATTACTACAAATTCTTACAAAACGATTTTGACAGCGATAACCATTTGCAAGTTCACAAAGGATATTTTTCAGGAGACAAAGGAAACGCAGACGAAAAAGTAAAGGTAGGAGTTGATGAAATTCTGAAAGACAAAAAGAAATTGCTTTCGTTTGAAAGTCCAACACGTTTTATTTTCTCCATTTGGGCTTTACAGGAAGGTTGGGACAACCCGAATGTTTTTACTATTTGTAAACTATCTAATCAGGGCAGTGAAATATCAAAACTTCAACAGATTGGAAGGGGTTTAAGAATTTGCGTCAATCAAAATTTGCAACGTAACACACTGAAAAATCTGAATGACGACCAAGAGACCTTTTGGAAAATCAACAACCTTGACGTGGTTGTTTCAAGTAAAGAACACAGTTTTGTTGAAGCAATTCAAAATGAAATTTTAAGTAATTCATTCCTGATTTCCGAAACATTCACTGAGCAGGAACTCGTTAAAACACTCAAAGAAAAATCGGGTTTTGATGATGATACAATAATTACGTTAATTGATAATGTGCTGAAAGACAAAAAAATGATTGTTCGCAAGGCAATTGTTGACGGACAAAAGATTTACGAAAAATCTCCTGAGTTTTCAGCCATTCTCAAAAAACAGAATTTGCCCGAAGAACAAGTAAAAGCAATTGAAAGTCTGTTTGCAACCGACACAAACATTTACGTTCAGAAAGCCGAAAAGAAAAAAGAGAAAAAGAAAGTTTTCATAAAGGCAACGCACCTGCAAAAGTTTCAAAACCTGTGGAACGCAATCAACAAAAATGCTTTTTATGTTTTAGACACTTTGAACGAAGAACAAGAAAGCCAATTGATACAAAACATAAAAACTCAAATTGAAGCCGTAAACATTGAGGAAATTTTGTTGCAAACCATTCGTGCAGAACTCAACGTAAATAAAATTGGCGAACAAGGAGCAATTACAGAAAAACTAACCAACACGCTTTCATACAAAAGCAAAGTAAATTATTTAGAATTGGTTCGCACGTTATCAAACAATACGAAAACCCCTATTTCATTTGTAGTTAAGATTTTCAACGCTTTGAGTGATGACTTTAAGAATAAAATGCTTTGCAATAATCCCAAACAAACTCAAAGAGAGATTTCCGAAATAATCAATAAGAACTTAATTGCAATGCTCAAAGCTAACATTAAGTATGATGGAATAAATGGAACAGGTTTACCAAACGTATTCAAGAACGAAAAAGGTAAAACATATTTAGACACAGGAAGCGTTGGGAAATTCCAAAAGGAAATTGCAGGCGATTTTTCTTTGAAAACAAAATGGGTATTTGAAGAAGTGATTGAATATGACAGCGATTTTGAGTTGGAAATTGTTGAGCAAGACCCCGACATTGACAGCATCGAAATTTTCGGCAAACTTCCACGCCTCAAAATCAAAACTCCTTTAGGAGATTACAGCCCCGATTTTTGCTATTGCTTAAAAAGCACCGAGGACAACAAAATATTCCTTGTAGTGGAAGCAAAAGGCTATAAATCGTCAACTGCAATACCCGTAGATGAAAAAGGGAAAATTGATTTTGCTAAAAAGTATTTTGAGGCATTGGGTCAATGCTGCAAAGATCAGAACATTAAAATTTCATTCAAAGAACATATCAATAAAACGCAACTGGCGGCATTGATAAACAACGCATAA
- a CDS encoding IS5 family transposase (programmed frameshift) — MNSNLGLLDIPEEIWKRLRPLLSNRKTNPQKGGRPRLDDRVAMAAIFYRVRTGIQWRDIPTMFGSKSTLHRRFQEWVVAGVFDKIEREALKLYKRSVKIRTKRMAVVGSFARFSQRGAFTGPNPTDRGKRGVKRHILVDRRGAPVAFVIASAGTHDSKLLFPNLKKFIILRNSKVLKPEILSLDKAYANNTVKDKLKKRNIQYRIPNKKNARNPERIAPLNAFRWTVERTFAWFNAFRAVKTYREFKLDNYTALFQLASAIILFRMCK, encoded by the exons ATGAATTCAAATTTAGGTCTTCTAGATATCCCAGAAGAGATTTGGAAACGTCTTCGCCCCTTATTATCTAATCGTAAGACAAACCCACAGAAAGGAGGTCGTCCTCGACTGGATGATAGAGTGGCCATGGCAGCGATATTTTACAGGGTTCGAACAGGAATTCAATGGAGAGATATTCCTACGATGTTTGGTTCAAAATCGACGTTACATAGAAGATTTCAAGAATGGGTGGTAGCTGGAGTTTTTGATAAAATTGAAAGAGAAGCATTAAAACTTTATAAACGTTCTGTAAAAATCAGGACAAAGAGAATGGCAGTAGTTGGTAGTTTTGCAAGAT TCTCCCAAAGGGGGGCTTTCACGGGTCCAAACCCGACGGACCGCGGCAAAAGAGGCGTTAAAAGGCATATTCTCGTCGATAGGCGTGGAGCGCCTGTAGCTTTTGTAATTGCTTCAGCGGGAACTCATGACTCTAAACTTTTATTTCCTAATTTAAAAAAGTTTATAATACTGAGAAATTCTAAAGTTCTAAAGCCAGAAATACTTTCATTAGATAAAGCTTATGCTAATAATACAGTTAAGGACAAATTAAAAAAGAGGAATATTCAGTATCGAATTCCCAATAAAAAGAATGCAAGAAATCCTGAGCGGATTGCTCCACTCAATGCTTTTCGATGGACTGTCGAACGTACTTTTGCTTGGTTCAATGCGTTTAGAGCCGTAAAAACTTATCGGGAATTCAAACTCGATAATTATACCGCACTATTCCAACTTGCATCCGCTATCATTTTATTTAGAATGTGCAAATAG
- a CDS encoding IS1595 family transposase, translating to MHAKAALPNKEGKKLTGKQLLNVINKEVHKDATIVTEEFIGYKILDKKERIHLTIGHSKEYVKGDIHTNIIEGFWSLFKRGIVGSYHHISTKYMQNYVNEFSFRYSNRNNPNFFDLIIKNSALV from the coding sequence GTGCACGCCAAAGCTGCTTTACCGAATAAAGAAGGAAAAAAACTTACAGGAAAACAATTATTAAATGTTATCAATAAGGAAGTTCATAAAGATGCAACGATCGTAACAGAAGAATTCATAGGCTATAAGATTTTAGATAAAAAAGAAAGAATTCATTTGACTATAGGTCACTCGAAAGAGTATGTAAAAGGAGATATTCATACCAATATTATTGAAGGATTCTGGTCTTTGTTTAAAAGAGGAATAGTCGGAAGCTATCATCATATAAGTACTAAGTATATGCAGAATTACGTAAATGAATTCAGTTTCAGATATAGCAACAGAAACAATCCTAATTTTTTTGATTTGATTATAAAGAATTCTGCTTTGGTATAG